From Streptomyces sp. NBC_01551:
GGGCGGCACCGGGGTGGCCGCGCCGAGGTTCCAGATCGCGTAGGCGATGGCGTCCGCGTTGCGGTCCAGGGCGGTGTCGTTGATGTTCGCCGTGGTGTCGCAGGAGGAGTGGTAGCAGCGGTCGAAGGCCTGACCGGAGGTGCCGCCCCACTTCTGCGCCTGGGCCGCCGTCTTGGTGTAGTCGGCGCCGGAGAACAGGCCGCCGACCGGGACGCCCGCGCTCTTGAACGGCGCGTGGTCGGAGCGGCCGTCGCCCTCGGTCTCTATCTCGGTCGGGATGCCGAGCCCGGCGTAGTAGTTCTTGAAGGTCTGCTCGATGGCCGGGTCGTCGTCGTAGACGAAGTAGCCCGGGTTCGGCGAGCCGATCATGTCGAAGTTCAGGTAGCCGGAGATCTTCGCCTTCTCGGCCGCCGGCAGGTTGTTGACGTAGTACTTCGAGCCGATCAGGCCCAGTTCCTCCGCGCCCCACCAGCCGAACCGCAGGTGCTTCGTCGGCTGGAGCCCCGCTCTGGAGACCGCGAGCGCGGCTTCCAGGACGGCCGCCGAGCCGGAGCCGTTGTCGTTGATGCCGGGGCCCGAGGTCACCGAGTCCAGGTGGGAGCCGGACATCAGGACCGAGTTGGGGTCGCCGCCCGGCCAGTCGGCGATCAGGTTGTAGCCGGTGGCGCCGCTGGAGGTGAAGGTCTGCAGCGTGGTCGTGAAGCCGGCCGCGTCCAGCTTGGCCTTCACGTAGTCGATCGAGGCCTTGTAGC
This genomic window contains:
- a CDS encoding M28 family metallopeptidase produces the protein MSLSVSRRLAAVTAIAVTGLLASTAPAALAAPSATAAPSAVTAAPTPPDIPLANVKAHLTQLQSIATANGGNRAHGRAGYKASIDYVKAKLDAAGFTTTLQTFTSSGATGYNLIADWPGGDPNSVLMSGSHLDSVTSGPGINDNGSGSAAVLEAALAVSRAGLQPTKHLRFGWWGAEELGLIGSKYYVNNLPAAEKAKISGYLNFDMIGSPNPGYFVYDDDPAIEQTFKNYYAGLGIPTEIETEGDGRSDHAPFKSAGVPVGGLFSGADYTKTAAQAQKWGGTSGQAFDRCYHSSCDTTANINDTALDRNADAIAYAIWNLGAATPVPPGPSFENTADVNIPDSPAAGVNSPITVSGVAGNAPATTKVDVNIVHTYRGDLVVDLVAPDGTVYNLHNRSGGSADNLVQSYTVNASSEVANGVWKLQVKDTAAQDVGYINSWKITF